The Streptomyces sp. HUAS MG91 sequence AGAACGGCGTGCCGTGGACGAGGACGACGGGCGGGGCATCCGGGGCGCCGAGTACGCCCCATCGGACCTCACCGGACGAGCTGAGAAAGCCGCGGTCGAGTGTCCAGTCGGCTGCTGTCATGACCGTAAGCCTAGTTGCTCATGACGCATCCAGCCAGTGCCTGCGTCCGAGGCTCACGAGCCGCAACTGCCGCTCCGCGAGTCGCGCCGCACGAGGAAAGTCCGCCGGGGGAGTGGCGAGGAAGGCGGCGGCCGCCATCATCATGTGGTCCACGTACAACCCGGCGAGCATCAGCAGGTCCTCCTCGCTCCACCCCACCGACTCGGGATCCCGCCGCAGTGCCTCCCGCACCTCCTCGCCGAACTGCCCGAACTGCGCGGCGATCGCATCCCGCACCCCCTGCACCCCGCCATGCCGCTCGCGCGCGATGAACCGCACATGGGCCGGGTGCGCACGCACATGCGCGGCGATCAACTCGACCGTCCGCGCGATGCGTTCGTCACTGTCCCAGGTCGCCGTCAGCAGCTCCGAGACCACCGCGTGCAGACTGCCGACCGCCTCCTCCACCAGCGCGGCGCCGAGATCGGCGATGGAGTCGAAGTGCCGGTAGAACGCGGTCGGCGCCACCCCCACGGCCCGCGTCACCTCGCGCAGCCCCAGGCTGCTGAGGCTCTGCTCCTCCAGCAGCTCCAGCGCCGCGTCGAGCAGCGCCTGCCGGGTCTTCTGTTTCTGCGCCTGACGGCTGCCGAGGGTGTGACTCATGTCATCCAGTTAACAACTGTTCTCCGTAATTGGACACCCGCGTGCACGGTTAGACTCAGTAGTCAGTGAACAGTTGTAACCCAACTCTGAGAGGTTTCCCGTGCTGTTCCTCGTAGCGGCCCTTCTGCTCCTGGGCTTCGCCCTCGGCACCGTCGCCCACGCACCGCTGTCCTTCACGCTCGTGGCCGCCGCCGTCATCGGCGTCTGGCTGGCCGTCTTCGCCGTGCGTGAGCGCGGTCGCCGCCGCCACCAGCACTGAGCACGCGCCAGCCGATCGCATCTCGATCGCACCAGTCGATTCAGGGGGTACCACCATGCAACTCACCGCAGAGGCACCGACCCGCACCCGGCCCACCGGGCGCCGCGACACCGACGGCATGGCCGTCGCCTCGTTCGTCCTCGGCCTCGTCGGCCTGCTCGTCATGAACGTCTTCCTCGGCCCCGTCGCGATCGTCCTCGCGGGCCTCGCCCTGTGGCGCGGCACCGCGCGGCGCGGCCGGGCCCTGCTCGGTCTCGGCCTCGGTGTCGCCGACCTCGTCGTGCTCGCCGCCCTCGTCGCGGCCGACGGCACGTTCTCCTGGAGCATCACGGGCTGAGGCCCCTGAGGGGCCGCGCGTGGGAACGGGACCCCATGCGGCGGCCGAAGGGCTCCGGCGGGCTCGTAGAATCGTGCCCACCATGGCTTACCTCGACCACGCCGCGACCACCCCGATGCTTCCGGAGGCGGTCGAGGTGCTGACCGCCCAGCTCGCCGTCACCGGCAACGCCTCGTCCCTGCACGCCGCCGGACGCCGCGCCCGCCGCACGGTCGAGGAGTCCCGCGAGACCCTCGCCGAGTCGCTCGGCGCCCGCCCCAGCGAGGTCGTCTTCACCTCCGGCGGCACCGAGGCCGACAACCTCGCCGTCAAGGGCCTGTACTGGGCCCGCCGCGCCGCCGACCCGGCCCGCACCCGCGTCCTGTCCAGCCCCGTCGAGCACCACGCCGTCCTCGACGCCGTGCACTGGCTCGCCGAGCACGAGGGCGCCACCGTCGAGTACCTTCCCGTCGACGCGCACGGCCGCGTCCACGCCGACGCGCTCCGGGACGCGATCGAGCGCGATCCCGCCGATGTCGCCCTGGCCACCGTCATGTGGGCCAACAACGAGATCGGCACCATCCAGCCGGTGCGCGAACTCGCCGATGTGGCGCAGGAGTTCGACATCCCGCTGCACGCCGACGCGGTCCAGGCCTACGGCCAGATCCCGGTCGACTTCGCGGCCTCCGGCCTCGCGGCGATGACCGTGTCCGGCCACAAGATCGGCGGCCCGTACGGCATCGGCGCGCTGCTGCTCGGCCGCGAGT is a genomic window containing:
- a CDS encoding cysteine desulfurase family protein, which translates into the protein MAYLDHAATTPMLPEAVEVLTAQLAVTGNASSLHAAGRRARRTVEESRETLAESLGARPSEVVFTSGGTEADNLAVKGLYWARRAADPARTRVLSSPVEHHAVLDAVHWLAEHEGATVEYLPVDAHGRVHADALRDAIERDPADVALATVMWANNEIGTIQPVRELADVAQEFDIPLHADAVQAYGQIPVDFAASGLAAMTVSGHKIGGPYGIGALLLGREYTPVPVLHGGGQERHVRSGTLDVPAIASFATAGRLAHEHRETFAREIGALRDDLVAAVRAAVPEAILGGDPAPGGRLPANAHFTFPGCEGDSLLLLLDAQGIECSTGSACTAGIAQPSHVLLATGTDPDLARGTLRFSLGHTSTSADVEAVAKAIGPAVDRARTAGLV
- a CDS encoding DUF4190 domain-containing protein, translating into MQLTAEAPTRTRPTGRRDTDGMAVASFVLGLVGLLVMNVFLGPVAIVLAGLALWRGTARRGRALLGLGLGVADLVVLAALVAADGTFSWSITG
- a CDS encoding TetR family transcriptional regulator, whose translation is MSHTLGSRQAQKQKTRQALLDAALELLEEQSLSSLGLREVTRAVGVAPTAFYRHFDSIADLGAALVEEAVGSLHAVVSELLTATWDSDERIARTVELIAAHVRAHPAHVRFIARERHGGVQGVRDAIAAQFGQFGEEVREALRRDPESVGWSEEDLLMLAGLYVDHMMMAAAAFLATPPADFPRAARLAERQLRLVSLGRRHWLDAS